The following proteins come from a genomic window of Nicotiana tomentosiformis chromosome 12, ASM39032v3, whole genome shotgun sequence:
- the LOC104111225 gene encoding transcription factor bHLH93-like, producing MEYYSDNGFLLDELLTLRSDSWETYSLPMEINDLYNNGWNYECFGENPVAIPLSCTTPTSTTTTTSSFEEYSNFPFDQSLSNSLVSEFCSTQLGDELSPLELTNSSNNWLDTPFTSHLQDLEVGNFGCKLERTESAVTAPTFNIIGGLCPEKKVNKKKLNGQPSKNLMAERRRRKRLNDRLSMLRSVVPKISKMDRTSIVGDTIDYTKELLEKINNLQEEMELGPNQLSLTSIFKNEKPIEIFIRNSPKFDVERRNIDTRVEITCAGKSDLLLSTLTTLDALGLETQQCVISCFSDFAMQASCSQEMEQRGLTNAEDIKQALFRNAGYAGKCL from the exons ATGGAATATTACAGTGATAATGGCTTCTTATTAGATGAATTACTAACTCTAAGAAGTGACTCATGGGAAACATATTCTCTTCCTATGGAAATTAATGATTTATACAACAATGGTTGGAATTATGAATGTTTTGGTGAAAATCCTGTTGCCATTCCTCTTTCTTGTACTACTCCTACAAGTACAACTACTACTACCTCTTCCTTTGAAGAATACTCTAATTTTCCATTTGACCAAAGCCTAAGCAATTCATTAGTCAGTGAATTTTGCAGCACACAACTAGGAGATGAATTATCTCCTCTAGAGCTCACTAATTCTTCAAACAACTGGCTTGACACTCCTTTCACTTCCCATTTACAAGATTTGGAGGTGGGAAATTTTGGTTGTAAATTGGAGAGAACTGAATCAGCAGTAACAGCCCCTACTTTCAACATTATCGGCGGCTTGTGCCCTGAGAAAAAGGTCAATAAAAAGAAGCTAAACGGGCAGCCTTCAAAGAATTTAATGGCTGAGAGAAGGCGAAGGAAACGACTCAATGATCGTCTTTCCATGCTTAGATCAGTTGTTCCCAAGATTAGcaag ATGGACAGAACGTCAATCGTTGGAGACACCATCGACTACACGAAGGAGCTTCTTGAGAAAATCAACAATTTGCAAGAAGAAATGGAACTAGGGCCAAATCAACTAAGCTTGACGAGCATTTTCAAGAATGAAAAACCCATCGAAATATTTATCCGAAATTCACCTAAG TTTGATGTGGAAAGGAGGAATATTGATACAAGGGTTGAGATTACTTGTGCAGGGAAGTCTGATCTTTTGCTATCAACATTGACCACACTAGACGCCTTAGGTCTAGAGACTCAACAGTGTGTTATCAGCTGTTTCAGTGATTTTGCAATGCAAGCTTCTTGCTCTCAG GAAATGGAGCAGAGAGGACTTACAAATGCAGAAGATATAAAGCAGGCACTATTCAGAAATGCTGGATATGCAGGAAAATGTCTCTAG